A genomic region of Colletotrichum destructivum chromosome 1, complete sequence contains the following coding sequences:
- a CDS encoding Putative major facilitator superfamily, MFS transporter superfamily produces MASQAPATNQTGGRTADVIEPVQETQTTPANSLQEKAAQFLAAHGGGDTTFTYEEEKAVLKRINLRVLPLILGAYFFQQLDKSSLSYVSIFGFQEDANLHGRQYSWLGSILYIAQLVWQPAAAFILVKLPNGKVIAAAIFLWGSSLAIMTACTNFGALLGLRFLLGTFEAMIAPSCLAVTTTWWRRSEQTLVTSSWNAMNGVTFIVGSLFTYGLGHIESDKLFKYQIIFLFCGLLTVTYSIIVLVFMPDSPMSAKYLTEREKVIAVERLRANQMGIQSGIWRWDHVWETFMDLKTWCWFVLVVAISIASGGISTFGNLIVKSFGYNSFQTILFNIPFGVIQIVAIMGSGWIATRTQRKGLVIAGIAVIPAIGTILMLTIPRQHKGVLLFGYYLVSTLAAITPLIYTWQAQNTAGDTKKKTTSAVVFIGMCTGNIIGPLLYSVDDAPVYRPGLISNLVMFILVAFMGALIPLYLKYLNVQHAKRREALGKSTQIVDESMMRNKDVQDSKAVELEEDPQRHQHRTIEEDHGLQDMTDLKNEDFIFVY; encoded by the exons ATGGCCTCCCAAGCCCCGGCAACGAACCAGACCGGTGGCCGTACTGCCGATGTCATAGAGCCTGTCCAGGAAACACAGACAACGCCCGCAAACTCGTTGCAAGAGAAGGCGGCCCAGTTCCTGGCGGCGCATGGAGGCGGGGATACCACTTTCACCTAcgaagaggagaaggccgtccTAAAGCGGATCAACCTCCGCGTTCTCCCTTTAATTCTAGGAGCTTATTTCTTCCAGCAACTCGACAAGAGTTCTCTTAG CTATGTGTCCATCTTCGGCTTCCAAGAAGACGCGAACCTCCACGGCCGGCAGTACAGCTGGCTCGGCTCCATCCTCTACATCGCCCAGCTCGTCTggcagcccgccgccgccttcatccTCGTGAAGCTCCCCAATGGCAaggtcatcgccgccgccatcttcctgTGGGGATCCTCGCTGGCCATCATGACCGCCTGCACCAActtcggcgccctcctcggcctccgctTCCTGCTCGGCACCTTTGAGGCCATGATCGCGCCGTCGTGCCTggccgtgacgacgacgtggtgGAGGCGGAGCGAGCAGACGCTGGTGACCAGTTCGTGGAACGCTATGAACGGCGTGaccttcatcgtcggcagTCTGTTCACATACGGCCTTGGTCACATCGAGAGCGACAAGCTGTTCAAGTACCAGATCATTTTCTT GTTCTGCGGGCTGCTAACAGTGACATACTCGATCATCGTCCTCGTTTTTATGCCTGACTCGCCCATGTCAGCCAAATACCTCACGGAACGAGAAAAggtcatcgccgtcgagcgaCTCCGGGCTAACCAGATGGGCATCCAGTCCGGTATCTGGCGCTGGGATCACGTCTGGGAGACCTTCATGGACCTGAAGACGTGGTGCTGGTtcgtccttgtcgtcgccatcTC CATCGCCAGCGGCGGTATCTCGACGTTCGGCAACTTGATTGTTAAGTCGTTCGGGTACAACAGCTTCCAGACCATCCTGTTCAACATCCCCTTTGGCGTCATCCAgatcgtcgccatcatgggTAGCGGCTGGATCGCCACGCGGACGCAGCGGAAGGGTCTGGTCATAGCTGGGATTGCCGTCATTCCCGCCATTGGCACCATCCTCATGCTCACCATTCCGCGCCAGCACAAGGGCGTCTTGCTGTTCGGATACTACTTG GTTTCAACCCTCGCTGCCATCACCCCTCTGATCTATACCTGGCAAGCACAGAATACCGCTGGCgacaccaagaagaagaccacGTCGGCTGTTGTTTTCATTGGCATGTGCACCGGCAACATCATTGGTCCGTTGCTTTACTCCGTCGATGACGCTCCGGTCTACCGCCCCGGCCTGATTTCAAACCTCGTCATGTTCATCCTCGTAGCCTTTATGGGAGC CCTTATTCCTCTTTACCTCAAATACCTCAATGTGCAGCACGCCAAACGccgcgaggccctcggcaAGAGCACGCAGATCGTGGACGAGTCCATGATGCGCAACAAGGACGTACAGGACAGCAAGGCGGtggagttggaggaggaTCCTCAGAGACACCAGCATAGAACCATCGAGGAAGACCATGGCCTGCAGGACATGACCGACCTCAAGAACGAGGATTTCATCTTTGTGTACTAG
- a CDS encoding Putative gfo/Idh/MocA-like oxidoreductase, NAD(P)-binding domain superfamily: MGETGQKKRYAIVGTGGRSGFFYTAIAQDYSSTSVIVGLCDTNQTRMNYANSRLKELGHSEVPTFLAADFDQMIKETKPDEVIVTTIDRTHNIYIVRAMELGCNVVTEKPMTIDAPRCRDIFSAVERTGQKVRVTFNYRYAPHNTKIFEIIKSGAIGTVTSVHFEWMLNENHGADYFRRWHRDKRNSGGLLVHKSTHHFDLVNFWLQTRPQTVYAQGDLKFYGRENAEKRGVTKFYTRAHGSEAAKDDPFALHLDSNPQLKSMYLDAEHEDSYYRDQSVFGDGISIEDTMNLLIRYRNGAVMTYSLTAYAPWEGFRVNFNGTGGRLEVEVVEKSYVNSGGSQALEGAIEKRTMLLRPLFGPPQEIDLGEAKGAHGGGDLVLLRDLFGEPVSDEYMRAASHIDGAASILTGIAANRSLATGQAVNVDDILVVPEK; this comes from the coding sequence ATGGGTGAGACGGGACAGAAGAAGCGCTATgccatcgtcggcaccggcggccggTCGGGCTTCTTTTACACTGCCATCGCGCAGGACTACAGCAGCACCTcggtcatcgtcggcctctgCGACACGAACCAGACGCGCATGAACTACGCCAACTCGAGgctcaaggagctcggccACAGCGAAGTCCCgaccttcctcgccgccgacttcGACCAGATGATCAAGGAGACGAAGCCGGACGAGGTCATCGTGACGACGATCGACCGCACGCACAACATCTACATCGTCCGCGCCATGGAGCTCGGCTGCAACGTCGTAACCGAGAAGCCCATGACGATCGACGCGCCGCGGTGCCGCGACATCTTCTCGGCGGTCGAGCGGACGGGGCAAAAGGTGCGGGTGACGTTCAACTACCGCTACGCGCCGCACAACACCAAGATCTTTGAGATCATCAAGTCGggcgccatcggcaccgtcacGAGCGTGCACTTCGAGTGGATGCTCAACGAGAACCACGGGGCCGACTACTTCCGGCGCTGGCACCGCGACAAGCGCAACTCgggcggcctcctcgtgCACAAGTCGACGCACCacttcgacctcgtcaactTCTGGCTGCAGACCCGGCCGCAGACGGTCTACGCGCAGGGGGACCTCAAGTTCTACGGGCGCGAGAACGCCGAGAAGAGGGGCGTGACCAAGTTCTACACGCGCGCGCACGGCAgcgaggcggccaaggacgacCCTTTTGCGCTGCACCTCGACTCGAACCCGCAGCTCAAGTCCATgtacctcgacgccgagcacgaGGACAGCTACTACCGCGACCAGAGCGTgttcggcgacggcatcagCATCGAGGACACGATGAACCTGCTGATCCGGTAccgcaacggcgccgtcatgaCGTACTCGCTGACGGCCTACGCGCCGTGGGAGGGGTTCCGCGTCAACTTCAACGGCACGGGGGGCCGgcttgaggtcgaggtcgtggaGAAGAGCTACGTCAACTCGGGCGGCAGCCAGGCGCTCGAGGGTGCCATcgagaagaggacgatgCTGCTGCGCCCGCTGTTCGGCCCGCCGCAGGAGATCGACCTgggcgaggccaagggcgcccacggcggcggcgacctcgtgCTGCTGAGGGACCTGTTCGGGGAGCCCGTCTCGGACGAGTACATGCGCGCCGCCAGCCAcatcgacggcgcggccTCCATCCTGACGGGCATCGCGGCCAACAGGTCGCTGGCCACGGGACAGGCGGTCAACGTGGATGACATTCTTGTTGTGCCGGAGAAATGA
- a CDS encoding Putative NACHT nucleoside triphosphatase, P-loop containing nucleoside triphosphate hydrolase, with protein sequence MDPVSAFSLAVNVLSVVDFSKTFLEILGQVKDAGSSSATRDIIDISSSLKASTTKLTPELLAEGENEGAQCQILSDELIHLAEDLSVASSSKLVSRVKVTARTMWSHGKIEEKKTRLEAIRQQLLFDIVVPMAARVSTIPNMAAMDTQTQTLLTEIKAGEDANRAMAKRLHAFQEEHAAVQAVQAERHVEIVSILNDMHGSKPWPATSTTTESTLKPKHLVLKTLFDCLYFRQEIDRFHDIKPAHKGTFEWIYGEPRLGANGATWTNFHDWLQNDSGIYWISGKAGSGKSTLMKLVSTDKRTRQPLLDWGVGSRLLILSFYFWNAGTPLQKSLEGLLRSIVSQALKGCPELAEKLFPDRFQRCIDDTHSPTMQELERAFACLTAPGLADASLTPIKLVLLIDGLDEFDAGSMSLTELAELFTTAARSTSFKAVLSSRPENAFEEAFISCPRLRLHFLTHDDVVTYVNEKLSHRPRMVQLTLQAPNEAQALIDEIVEAAQGVFLWVRLVVRSLLEGLQNHDEIDTLTERLRELPTGLEDLFRVMLEKVPRLYRGRMSKIFQLLRSHSEILSGRESELLLSTTTPLTALGLKFSLLHSKEVLQADVRQFPVKTALEEIRSIEALIKISCSGLIELGALAGDGHSDSLTESGVETEATNALSPITDELTDWKDSKVDFLHRSVKEYLWREDVWSGILTEAGHEAFHARIALLQGLVMQAKKCPHEKELYLNFSLWDMVSLALEISRTLEIELGTSQLEMLNAFEAALTTRHGLDWWDTFSENYKRPAEWHDNFFAIAVRYGLRCYVQARLQSPGWKSIAKPVQNPHIQYG encoded by the exons ATGGACCCAGTATCGGCCTTCAGTCTCGCGGTCAATGTCTTGTCTGTCGTCGACTTCTCCAAGACCTTTCTCGAAATTCTGGGGCAAGTCAAGGATGCTGGTTCCTCGAGCGCCACACGAGATATTATCGacatcagcagcagcttgaAGGCATCTACCACCAAACTCACGCCGGAATTGTTGGCCGAAGGCGAAAATGAGGGGGCAC AGTGCCAGATCTTGTCAGACGAATTGATACATCTCGCAGAAGACCTTTCTGTGGCGAGTTCGAGTAAGCTCGTATCGAGGGTCAAGGTCACAGCTCGCACGATGTGGAGTCATGGCAAAATtgaggaaaagaaaacccgACTGGAGGCGATTCGCCAACAGCTGTTGTTCGACATTGTTGTCCCCATGGCCGCGAGAGTCAGCACGATCCCCAACATGGCAGCGATGGACACCCAGACCCAGACTCTGCTCACAGAGATCAAGGCAGGGGAAGACGCAAACAGGGCCATGGCAAAACGTCTTCATGCTTTTCAAGAAGAGCACGCTGCTGTGCAGGCTGTGCAGGCCGAGCGGCACGTTGAGATTGTCTCTATTCTGAACGACATGCATGGCTCGAAGCCATGGCCTGCCACGTCCACGACGACAGAGAGCACCCTCAAGCCCAAGCATTTGGTTTTGAAAACCTTGTTCGACTGCCTCTATTTCCGCCAAGAAATTGACCGGTTTCACGACATCAAACCTGCACATAAGGGCACTTTTGAGTGGATTTACGGCGAGCCCCGGCTGGGAGCAAACGGAGCAACGTGGACCAATTTCCACGATTGGTTGCAAAACGATTCCGGTATCTACTGGATTTCAGGAAAGGCTGGATCAGGCAAGTCCACGCTCATGAAATTGGTTAGCACCGATAAGAGGACTCGCCAACCTCTTCTTGATTGGGGCGTCGGTAGCCGGCTCCTGATCCTGTCGTTCTACTTCTGGAATGCGGGTACACCGTTGCAAAAGTCGTTGGAAGGTTTACTCCGATCCATCGTCTCCCAGGCTCTAAAGGGATGCCCCGAGCTTGCCGAAAAATTATTCCCCGATCGTTTCCAACGATGCATTGATGACACTCATTCCCCTACTATGCAAGAGCTGGAGAGAGCGTTTGCTTGCTTGACGGCACCAGGGTTGGCGGACGCCTCGCTTACTCCAATAAAGCTGGTTCTTCTCATTGACGGGCTTGATGAGTTCGACGCTGGTTCGATGAGCCTAACGGAACTTGCGGAACTATTCACAACGGCCGCCCGGTCTACATCCTTCAAGGCTGTGTTATCCAGCCGGCCCGAGAACGCATTTGAAGAAGCATTCATCAGCTGCCCCCGACTAAGACTCCACTTTCTGACCCatgacgacgtcgtcacATACGTGAACGAAAAGCTTAGCCATCGTCCAAGGATGGTTCAGCTTACACTGCAAGCACCCAACGAGGCACAGGCCCTTATTGACGAAATAGTCGAAGCCGCCCAGGGCGTCTTTCTCTGGGTCAGATTAGTTGTCAGGTCTCTGCTGGAAGGCCTCCAGAATCATGACGAGATCGACACATTGACCGAAAGACTCCGCGAACTACCcaccggcctcgaggatTTATTTCGAGTCATGCTTGAAAAAGTTCCTCGTTTATACAGGGGAAGAATGTCTAAAATATTTCAGCTTCTACGGAGCCACTCTGAGATTCTGTCAGGACGCGAATCCGAATTGCTCCTCTCCACCACGACACCACTGACGGCTTTGGGTTTGAAATTCTCACTTCTCCATTCAAAAGAGGTGCTACAAGCCGATGTCCGTCAATTTCCTGTCAAAACGGCGTTGGAGGAGATTCGTTCCATCGAAGCACTTATCAAGATTTCTTGCTCCGGCTTGATTGAACTCGGCGCTCTTGCTGGAGATGGTCACTCTGATTCACTTACGGAGTCTGGGGTTGAAACAGAAGCCACAAATGCCTTATCTCCTATCACGGATGAGTTGACTGACTGGAAAGACTCAAAAGTCGATTTTCTACACCGGTCTGTGAAAGAATACCTGTGGAGAGAAGATGTATGGAGTGGAATTCTCACGGAGGCAGGACACGAAGCTTTTCACGCCCGCATCGCACTACTACAGGGTCTGGTCATGCAGGCAAAAAAATGTCCGCACGAAAAAGAGCTCTATCTCAACTTTTCGCTCTGGGATATGGTGTCACTTGCTCTCGAAATCTCTCGCACTCTTGAAATTGAACTTGGGACAAGTCAACTAGAGATGCTTAACGCTTTCGAAGCAGCGCTTACGACAAGACACGGGCTGGACTGGTGGGATACCTTTTCGGAAAATTACAAAAGACCTGCTGAGTGGCACGACAACTTTTTCGCAATTGCTGTGCGTTACGGCTTGCGCTGCTACGTCCAAGCCAGGCTACAGTCGCCTGGTTGGAAGTCCATTGCCAAACCAG TCCAGAACCCGCATATCCAGTATGGTTGA